In Plasmodium vivax chromosome 14, whole genome shotgun sequence, the genomic window tgcgtGTGTAACTGTGACAATTAGTTCCCCcccactttttaaaaacagaTTTGTTTTACCGCCACAGTTGCTTCGCCCGTTCGTaggctttccccccccccccccagtgaaGGACAACCGAATGGTTAAGTCTATCATGGGGGCAATCTCCGCGTCAGTGTATCCCTTTGTCTTCTTCTCTCTTCTGTCTTACGTCTTCTACCATTTGCCTTTCCCCGCTCCCAACTTGCGTGCACAGCTATTCGATCATTTCCGCGCCCCACTACGCAGTACGCCACTGCGTTGTGATATGtgtctttaatttttttgtcgcAAGTGCTGCATTTAGCCGTTTTAACAACTTCGAGAGATAGTGTACCTTTTCTGTagcttcccccctgttgaTCATCCCCAGCGCTTGTGGTGAGCTTGGATGGCTGCACCTTAAAGTTGTTGCCTGACATTTCATGGGTATGTCCCCTGAGAGCAACCTTGCGAAAGTTTCTACACGCAAGTTGTGTATCTCACCATTTGACTGGCCCCAATGAGGGAAGGGACCCAAAACCAGACGGGAGTTTGTGCAAAAGGAGGGCCACCCTTTTCAACGCAACGCGTATCGCACCGCTTCGCGCAATGTGGCGTGCAAAGTTGATCGTGCCTTTTTGCTCGCCACGTTGGTGTGCAAACCGATTGGTTGTGTTCATGTGGGATGGTTTGCTTCGCCACCTGGTCAGCTTTTCACCGCATGTGGCGCTTTGTTCAGGCGGAGAGCACGCCCCTTTGCTTTACCTGCATGTGAAGGCCCTCGGGGGGACTGCCGCTCGTTCCTCGGCTTGTCCGTTCGCAGTTCGAGCGTTTCTGCGTCAGTGCAGGGGTTACTGTGCATGCAATTGTTGCGCTATCGTGGTGCTATCCTTTGTGTGCTTTTCCCTGGGGCTATGCCTCGTCTTCTGGCGCCCCCGAACTGAAGTGCCTCCTCCGCCCACATTACAAGCACCTGAACAATGTGCATCTTTGCAAACCATCGAATGAGGGGAACATTTCGCTTCAACGAATCTCCATGTGTGACGACGCGCGCAAGGAATACGGCGCCCTTGGCAagcagccttttttttttttttgcgcgtaCTCCGACTttcgtgatttttttttttttttttctccgcaATGTTTTTTCGCACTAGCGTACCTTTGGCACGAAACGGCGATGGGAAGCGGCTAAGTGAAGCGGCGATGAGTAGCGGCAATGCGAAGCAGGGTCATCAGCGCTATCGGAGCGGAGGCATTTTTAATATCTCCTGTGCTCTCCTCCATGCCGCATTACCCCCTATGCgtcattttgttaaagaccggatgtatttttttttttttttctttttttcccccggaAATAGATTACATAACAACACGCTGGCGAACTcagtcccctttttttgtgagaaAGTAAAGCGGATTGTGCGCACCGTCCCGTGGGGAGCTTCTTTTTACAGGAAGGCACGTGGCGTAATGCGCAACTGCTGAGCAGCCTAGTGCCGCCTGAACACGCAGCACTGCAGGTACGTGCCCACCGCGTGGGAAAACTTGGGGCTGAGCGGAGTGGCACATCGAGGCGGCGCATCGCGGCGGCACATCGAAACAGCAGAGCTAGTCAAACGCAAAGCAAAGGTCGGCACAATGAGCAAGAAGTATGTGTACTGGGAGAAGCAGGGCAACGACCGGATGTGCGGTCTTCACTGCATAAACGCCATCCTGCAGGTAAGCGGGAGAGCTGCACCCGATGGGGGATCCTCCGAACGGTTCCCCCGCAAAAGCGCTTCGCACAGAGCGCTGCCCACAAAGCGCTTCCCATAAAGTGCTGCCGGCCAAAACGCTCCCCACAGAGCGCTGCCTGCCAAACGGCTCCCCACAAACCGCTCCGCACAAACCGCTGCCCCCACCTGCGCAGGGCCCTCACTACAGCGAAGACGTCCTGGCCACCATCGGCAGAGAAATCGACGAGAAGGAGCGGGAGTTCCTCAAGTGCAGCGCAGGAGCTGGTGGAAGCGGCCTGAACGACCTGATGAGAAAGAACTCATCCAACGTGTTGGACGACGGGTTCATTAACATCTCTGTCCTCATCGAATGTctaaggagaaaaaatatttccgtAAAAAATACGTTCGAagaagatttaaaaaaaataatttcaagtGACCACCAAGACATAGGATACATATGTAACTTGGAGCAGCACTGGTTCGGCataagaaaaatacacagcACCTGGTATGTCCTTGACAGTTTGAAGAGTGGCCCCCTCTACATAAAGGATATCAATttgaaatattatttcaatGACATTATTAACAAGTACCATGTGTTCTCTGTTCAGAATGTAAATCCCTATGTGTCTTTGCCCAAGGCGGACGTTAACTTTGTGGCGAAGAACCCCAATCAGTTTTACTTTTGCACAAATGAAATTTCTGAAATATCTGGCGTGTCTTCCAATGGGTTTATTATGGAGGAGAGGGGTGGTTCGGGTATGCGTGGCGAGAAgagctctttttttccctccggTGGGTATGACAAGCCGAACAAGTTTAAGTGGCCGGAGGGCGGGGGGCGGACGTTGAACGaccagggggggagcagcattGGCGGCAGCATTGGCGGCGGCATTGGCAGCAGTagcggcttcccccccggtgTGCAGGACGCGGACGACGAGCTGCAGATGGCGCTGCGCCTCTCCATGGAGGAGTACGCCAAGGTGGGTCAGCCGGTGTAGAAGTGGGCACGAGCAGAAGTTTGCTCTTCTAGAAGTTTGCGTGTCTCCGTGCGCATGTGCTAATGCGGTGCCGCTTGAATGAGGCACACCTGATTGAGAGACACCCCCTGACTCACCCCCCTTTCCCCTCGCAGAATTTGCCCCCTCCACCAGAAGAACCCGAGGGAGAAAACTGCATTAACTTTATGGTCAAACTTTCGAATAGGAAGATCCACAAGCGGTTCTGCACCACCAAGACGTTGGCGGTAGGTcgagcggttaagcggttaagcggttaagcggttgagcggttaagcggttgagcggttgagcggttgagcggttgagcggttgagcggttgagcggttgagcggttgagcggttgagcggttgagcggttgagcggttgagcggttgagcggtggcCATATGTTTGTACCTTTAGGGCCCACTTGGCACCCATGTGGGGACATACCTTGTTGCCCATTTCCCCTCGTtaatgtttttcccccccccgcaggacgTCTTCTACTGGCTTGAATACGAGTCCGTGAACAGGCCGGATTTCGGCCCCTCTCTGCTCCTCAGGAGCAGCTATAACCTTTACCAAATATATCCGCGGTGAGTGCACGTGGGGTAGAGGTCCTTGGGCGGAGGTGCAAGTGATGAAGCCCTCCCCGGCCTTCACACCGAGCAGATGCACACAGCGAACACATGTGTCTATTTTTCTGTGCTCCCCGCGCCCATTCGCAGGAGGAAGTTTTGCAAGTACCAGAACGGGACCATCGAGCTGCAGACGGGGGAGAAGGTAAAGAAAGGAGCACCTTCGTAGCAGAGGCTCTGAGCACACACGTATAGTCCTGTGCATGCCAGTCAGTGCgaacccttttttgtgacTCCCCGCAGATCGAGCAGGTGCAGGATACCCCCCTGGTGGACTTGAAGTTCGAGAAGGAGGAGACGTTCATGTTGTCGTAGGGTGGCCAGgcgggaaggagaagaaaaaaaaaaaaaaaaaaaaaaaataaataaataaataaacccAATGGAGAGAAAACACAGTTGAGATTGCACACTGCAGAATGGCGACTGACGAGGGGGATGGGGTGGTCGGTCCTTTTGCGCCCaattagcttttttttttcccccccttttttgtgtacattcATCGTTCGCATTTTGTTTGTTCTTCACCCCCGTCCTCATTCGTCTTCGCGAGCCGATTGACCCCTTcctacacacatacatacgtacatacgtaggtacatacatacacaccgCCTTGCAGcttcttttaattcatttcgccaattttttaagctcAACTGTTAAGTGGCATTCGGGGGCCCACAGCGTTGTCTCCGTTCCGTTCAGCCTGGCCGTATGGCCTGCTTGCCCGGGGGCCCTTTTTAAGAGCTGACTTCTGCCCCAAACGGGGGATTTTTTGACGCGGCGGTAGCGATGCGTCCTTTGTATGACACTTTGAGTGCATCGAGACTGACCAGGCACATGCACACCGGTGCACGCCGCGGTAAGGGTAATCGCAATGTGAGTCGCCCCCCATGTCATACGCGAAGGGGACGTGTATCCCTACCGCTCTACCCCCGCAGCGACGAATGAGCAGGTGTGACTCACCTCTTTTGACCGTTCCTTGCAATGTctattgttaaaaaaagaaaaaaaaaaaggggtcacTTCGCAAATCGTGCAGACACACAGCGCGCCTCGGAGAAAGGCTCACTACTGGGGCGCGCGCACGCTTCACATGAGCAGTTCAATTTACGCGAACGATTCACAGTTGGGCTCCTCTGTGCAAGCTTGTAACTGCTTGCACAGGTATggtacaaaaatgggggcgCGTGGGGAGCAGCACGGAGGGGACAGGCGCACCGCGTGGACAGCGGCAACGTGTGGCCACTTTTCTCTCTTCCTACATTTCGACTGGCTGCTTCCGCGTGGTATGGTGCCCCTCCACTACTGCGAATCCTCCCGGGGAAGATCCAAAAAAACTTGGGAAACTAATTGCCTATAATGTTCTGCTCGAATATTTTTACGATGCTGGGTTCGTTTCCGTTGGGGAGTTCCTTGGGGTCCCTGGCTTGGCGGTCATTCTCACCTTTGTTGTTCTTCTGTTGGGTCACTCCTGCAGGTGCGTCGGTCTGCTCACCGCCGGACTCGCCTCCCGCTTGGGCTATCTGCGGCGCGTCCACCTCGTGCGTCGTCTCGACTTTGCGGTTGGTCTGAACCTTCCTGTTTGAGTCTACCTTCTGGTTGGTCTCCACTTTGTGGTTCCCCTCAAACTTGTGGTTGGTCGCCACCTTGTGGTTGGTCCCCCTCTGCCCGTTGCTCGCCGCGTTCTTTTTTACGCCGGTTGGCGGCTCCTTGGGGGGTGCGCCCTTTGGCtttgcccccccctgcgagGCGAGGTAGCTCTGGGGGTAGCGCAGCTCCCAGGGGTAGAAAGACACGGCCCTCTCGAACTCATCATTTATGctattcaaatttttgataATATCTACGAGGGTTTTAACCCCATAGGCAGCATTGGCAATTCCTGCTCCCCCTAAGAAGAGCAAATGCGTGATGAGGCTCAGCTTCTTCAGAGAATATTTgctctcctcttcttcaaattcatCCCTAAGGTAGGAAGATTTTATAACCCGTTTGCGTATCTTCGGAGAGTTCTTCGAAATTTCGCTATACCTGCTACTTATGTAATCGTCGGCTGAGAGATTCATGAAGGGGTAGGACAGCCCATGAGCGATGGTCATACCGAGGTACGCTGAAAGGAGTAGGGCATTTCCTAAGGTAAGTTTGTGTGCTTTTCCCCAGCTGGGACATTCCAAAATAAGAGAGCCATTGTGTCCATCCCCATTT contains:
- a CDS encoding hypothetical protein, conserved (encoded by transcript PVX_123970A), which produces MSKKYVYWEKQGNDRMCGLHCINAILQGPHYSEDVLATIGREIDEKEREFLKCSAGAGGSGLNDLMRKNSSNVLDDGFINISVLIECLRRKNISVKNTFEEDLKKIISSDHQDIGYICNLEQHWFGIRKIHSTWYVLDSLKSGPLYIKDINLKYYFNDIINKYHVFSVQNVNPYVSLPKADVNFVAKNPNQFYFCTNEISEISGVSSNGFIMEERGGSGMRGEKSSFFPSGGYDKPNKFKWPEGGGRTLNDQGGSSIGGSIGGGIGSSSGFPPGVQDADDELQMALRLSMEEYAKNLPPPPEEPEGENCINFMVKLSNRKIHKRFCTTKTLADVFYWLEYESVNRPDFGPSLLLRSSYNLYQIYPRRKFCKYQNGTIELQTGEKIEQVQDTPLVDLKFEKEETFMLS
- a CDS encoding hypothetical protein, conserved (encoded by transcript PVX_123975A; Apicoplast targeted protein. Curated by Stuart Ralph, Walter and Eliza Hall Institute of Medical Research, Australia.); amino-acid sequence: MVPPARVAALLLLACALLCCAPKIAKGKKTARREEGNLFQKLRNKLINYIASKKKFDSNGWVDVSLLQGERFQPIDLRIEDDRVICNASNQVLEVTVVKQKLLQHTDDASFHELTVHSKKVAPNAKLLSRIPLMKMRLHQEQQKQLPGGGTPPTRRAGLPPLHGLPPNFEGYIVCTKKDTDALLVPKTLKSVQFVSGPWKVRVSIDFYRCPLSNFGRIFQVTIIDQVNVLLNNEKSFIWPIPLTSFFEVYDFHLAARDCKKGNFCQLERTTNGDGHNGSLILECPSWGKAHKLTLGNALLLSAYLGMTIAHGLSYPFMNLSADDYISSRYSEISKNSPKIRKRVIKSSYLRDEFEEEESKYSLKKLSLITHLLFLGGAGIANAAYGVKTLVDIIKNLNSINDEFERAVSFYPWELRYPQSYLASQGGAKPKGAPPKEPPTGVKKNAASNGQRGTNHKVATNHKFEGNHKVETNQKVDSNRKVQTNRKVETTHEVDAPQIAQAGGESGGEQTDAPAGVTQQKNNKGENDRQARDPKELPNGNEPSIVKIFEQNIIGN